The Kozakia baliensis genome includes a region encoding these proteins:
- a CDS encoding transposase, translated as MPRSDVRQESGSGKSGLKSRADVVAVENGLSALGEMNLKAGVFGQSRSGSITAPFVHGGAMNNEIFKAYMEHVLVPTLSPDNIVVLDNLPAHKAPRARKAIEQVGAQMIFLLPIVSISTRSK; from the coding sequence GTGCCGCGCTCTGACGTCCGACAAGAGAGCGGAAGCGGCAAGTCCGGCCTCAAGAGCCGGGCCGACGTAGTCGCGGTAGAGAATGGTCTATCTGCTTTAGGAGAAATGAACTTGAAAGCAGGTGTTTTCGGCCAATCCCGGAGCGGTTCAATAACCGCACCCTTCGTGCATGGTGGCGCCATGAACAACGAGATTTTTAAGGCCTATATGGAGCATGTTCTTGTGCCGACGCTTAGCCCGGATAATATCGTTGTGCTGGACAATCTGCCCGCCCACAAGGCCCCGAGAGCGCGAAAGGCCATCGAACAAGTGGGGGCACAGATGATATTCCTGCTTCCTATAGTCTCGATTTCAACGCGATCGAAATAG
- a CDS encoding TIGR02391 family protein has protein sequence MKVNTALAFAGLKVNAEGILGTTDRATTIPDAERRAREMREDLARRGVHPDVLSFCRSELLVDDYFHAVLEATKSVGDKIRSRTGLMDDGSALVDRALSGDPPMLAINSLQNENEKSEQRGFANLVRGLFGMFRNPAAHAPRVYWAMEREDAEDLLSMVSLVHRRLDKATMPRRA, from the coding sequence ATGAAGGTGAATACCGCCCTCGCCTTTGCCGGTCTCAAGGTAAACGCGGAAGGCATTCTCGGCACGACCGACAGGGCAACCACTATCCCCGACGCAGAGCGGCGAGCACGTGAGATGCGCGAGGATCTCGCCCGACGAGGTGTGCACCCGGACGTGCTGTCCTTCTGCCGTTCTGAGCTACTTGTCGACGACTACTTCCACGCGGTCCTCGAGGCCACGAAGAGCGTGGGCGACAAAATCCGCTCGCGTACCGGCTTGATGGACGACGGCTCCGCATTGGTTGACCGCGCGCTTAGCGGCGACCCTCCGATGCTGGCGATCAACTCTCTTCAGAACGAGAACGAGAAGAGTGAGCAGCGTGGCTTCGCAAACCTGGTGCGGGGGCTGTTCGGCATGTTCCGGAATCCGGCAGCGCACGCGCCGCGCGTTTACTGGGCTATGGAGCGCGAGGACGCCGAGGACCTTCTTTCTATGGTGTCGCTGGTACATCGACGCTTGGACAAGGCTACCATGCCGCGCAGGGCCTAG
- a CDS encoding endonuclease toxin domain-containing protein has translation MVWNDGGGGNGPSQQGAPYEAYVQQKLNGGSPNGDYIWLQDHKGNWMTFDHWNREGRVAVSDKVVNTNRISLQLHPERIKYRIWADIKEMAMKYTRDASRE, from the coding sequence ATCGTCTGGAATGACGGAGGTGGTGGCAACGGCCCATCACAGCAGGGCGCACCTTACGAAGCCTATGTCCAGCAGAAGCTCAATGGCGGCAGTCCGAACGGCGACTATATCTGGTTGCAGGATCACAAGGGCAACTGGATGACCTTCGATCACTGGAATCGTGAAGGTCGCGTCGCCGTCAGCGACAAGGTCGTCAACACAAACCGCATATCGCTTCAGCTTCATCCCGAACGGATCAAATACCGCATCTGGGCCGATATCAAAGAGATGGCGATGAAATACACCAGAGATGCAAGTCGTGAGTGA
- a CDS encoding CPBP family intramembrane glutamic endopeptidase, with protein sequence MPLLRLAVEFAALYLGGPLIILALRRPGILFGLIWVTAIVAFLAIRGEKPQPHDVRRELRVIFVRFAILAPVIVALTAWFWPETFLSLPLQKPRFWLLIMVLYPVLSVWPQEVLYRAFLFARYRPLFRSDKGIIIASALAFGFAHVIFLNWIAIAMTAIGGLLFARDYVRHRSLRLTCLEHSLYGCLIFTVGLGRFFYTGAAWHH encoded by the coding sequence ATGCCTCTCCTTCGCCTCGCCGTCGAATTCGCTGCCCTCTATCTCGGTGGCCCCCTTATCATCCTCGCACTCCGCCGCCCCGGCATCCTGTTCGGGCTCATCTGGGTGACGGCTATCGTGGCGTTTCTCGCGATCCGGGGCGAAAAGCCGCAACCTCATGACGTGCGTCGCGAGTTGCGAGTCATCTTCGTGCGTTTCGCAATCCTCGCGCCGGTTATCGTGGCGCTGACGGCATGGTTCTGGCCCGAGACATTCCTCAGCCTGCCGCTTCAGAAACCGCGCTTCTGGCTGCTGATCATGGTGCTCTATCCGGTGCTCTCGGTATGGCCGCAGGAAGTGCTCTACCGCGCATTCCTGTTTGCCCGGTATCGCCCGCTGTTCCGCAGCGACAAAGGCATCATCATCGCAAGCGCTCTTGCTTTTGGCTTCGCCCATGTGATCTTCCTGAACTGGATCGCAATCGCCATGACCGCCATCGGCGGCCTACTCTTCGCCCGCGACTATGTACGCCACCGGTCGCTGCGCCTGACTTGCCTAGAACACAGTCTCTATGGTTGCCTGATCTTCACCGTAGGCCTCGGCCGCTTCTTCTACACAGGCGCCGCCTGGCACCACTGA